Proteins encoded in a region of the Geobacillus genomosp. 3 genome:
- the estA gene encoding carboxylesterase yields the protein MKIVPPKPFFFEAGERAVLLLHGFTGNSADVRMLGRFLESKGYTCHAPIYKGHGVPPEELVHTGPDDWWQDVMNGYQFLKGKGYEKIAVAGLSLGGVFSLKLGYTVPIEGIVTMCAPMYIKSVETMYEGVLEYAREYKKREGKAEEQIEQEMEQFKQTPMKTLKALQELIADVRNHLDLIYAPTFVVQARHDKMINPDSANIIYNEIESPVKQIKWYERSGHVITLDEEKEQLHEDVYAFLESLDW from the coding sequence ATGAAAATTGTTCCGCCAAAACCGTTTTTCTTTGAAGCCGGGGAGCGGGCGGTGCTGCTTTTGCACGGGTTTACCGGTAATTCCGCTGATGTCCGGATGCTCGGCCGTTTTTTAGAATCGAAAGGCTACACATGCCACGCGCCGATTTACAAAGGACACGGTGTGCCGCCCGAGGAGCTCGTCCACACCGGGCCGGATGACTGGTGGCAAGACGTCATGAACGGCTATCAGTTTTTGAAAGGGAAAGGCTATGAAAAAATTGCGGTCGCCGGACTGTCGCTCGGAGGCGTATTTTCATTGAAATTAGGTTACACTGTACCTATAGAGGGCATTGTGACGATGTGCGCGCCGATGTACATCAAAAGCGTGGAAACGATGTACGAAGGCGTGCTCGAGTATGCGCGCGAGTATAAAAAGCGGGAAGGAAAAGCAGAGGAGCAAATCGAACAGGAGATGGAGCAGTTCAAGCAGACGCCGATGAAGACGTTAAAGGCGCTGCAAGAGCTGATCGCCGATGTGCGCAACCATCTCGATTTGATTTACGCCCCGACGTTTGTCGTGCAAGCGCGCCACGATAAGATGATCAACCCGGACAGCGCCAACATTATCTATAACGAAATTGAATCACCGGTGAAACAAATCAAATGGTACGAACGATCCGGCCATGTCATTACGCTTGATGAAGAAAAAGAACAATTGCACGAAGATGTTTATGCGTTTTTGGAGTCGTTGGATTGGTAA
- the secG gene encoding preprotein translocase subunit SecG, giving the protein MHALLVTLLVIVSVALIVVVLLQSGRSAGLSGAITGGAEQLFGKQKARGLDAVFQRVTVVLAVLFFVLAIVVAYVQPS; this is encoded by the coding sequence ATGCATGCCTTGCTTGTGACGCTGCTTGTCATTGTGTCGGTTGCGCTTATTGTGGTCGTGTTGCTGCAGTCGGGCCGGAGCGCCGGGCTGTCCGGGGCGATTACCGGCGGCGCCGAACAGCTGTTTGGTAAACAGAAAGCGCGCGGGCTCGACGCGGTGTTTCAGCGCGTCACGGTCGTGTTGGCCGTTTTGTTCTTTGTGTTGGCGATTGTCGTCGCCTATGTGCAACCATCATAA
- a CDS encoding carboxylesterase/lipase family protein, whose product MERTIVETRYGRLRGGMNEGVFVWKGIPYAKAPVGERRFLPPEPPEAWDGVREAISFGPVVMQPSDPIFSGLLGRMNEAPSEDGLYLNVWSPAADEKKRPVLVWIHGGAFLFGSGSSPWYDGTAFAKHGDVVVVTINYRMNVFGFLHLGDLFGGEYASSGNLGILDQVAALRWVKENIAAFGGDPDNVTIFGESAGAASVGVLLSLPEARGLFQRAILQSGSGSLLLRSPETAMAATERILERAGIRPGDRGRLLSIPAGELLQAALSLGPGVMYGPVIDGRVLRRHPIEALQDGAAGGVPILIGVTKDEYNLFTLTDLSWTKLGERELLDRISREVGPVPEAAIRYYAETAEPSAPAWQKWLRIMTYRVFVEGMLRTADAQAAHGADVYMYRFDYETPVFGGRLKACHALELPFVFHNLHQPGVANFVGARPEREAIANEMHYAWLSFARTGDPNGAHLPEAWPAYTSERKAAFVFSAASHAEDDPFGRERAAWQGRV is encoded by the coding sequence ATGGAACGAACGATTGTCGAGACGCGGTATGGACGGTTGCGCGGGGGAATGAATGAAGGCGTTTTCGTTTGGAAAGGAATCCCGTATGCGAAAGCGCCGGTCGGCGAGCGGCGGTTTCTGCCGCCGGAACCGCCCGAGGCGTGGGATGGGGTGCGGGAGGCGATATCGTTTGGCCCTGTCGTCATGCAGCCGTCGGATCCGATTTTCAGCGGATTGCTCGGGCGGATGAATGAGGCGCCGAGCGAGGACGGGCTGTATTTGAACGTTTGGTCGCCGGCGGCGGATGAGAAGAAGCGGCCGGTGCTCGTCTGGATTCATGGCGGCGCCTTTTTGTTCGGGTCCGGCTCTTCGCCGTGGTATGACGGGACGGCGTTCGCGAAACACGGCGATGTCGTCGTCGTGACGATCAACTATCGGATGAACGTGTTTGGTTTTTTGCATCTTGGGGATTTGTTTGGCGGCGAGTACGCTTCATCCGGCAACCTGGGCATTTTGGACCAAGTGGCGGCGCTGCGCTGGGTGAAAGAGAACATCGCGGCGTTTGGCGGCGATCCGGACAATGTGACGATTTTCGGCGAATCGGCCGGAGCGGCGAGCGTCGGTGTGCTGTTGTCGCTGCCGGAGGCAAGGGGGCTGTTTCAGCGCGCCATTTTGCAAAGCGGTTCGGGGTCGCTTCTCCTTCGTTCGCCGGAGACGGCGATGGCGGCGACCGAGCGCATTCTCGAGCGGGCCGGCATCCGTCCGGGCGACCGCGGCCGGCTGTTGTCGATTCCGGCCGGGGAGCTGCTGCAAGCGGCGCTGTCGCTCGGCCCCGGAGTCATGTACGGCCCGGTCATAGACGGGCGCGTGCTGCGCCGCCATCCGATCGAGGCGCTCCAAGACGGGGCGGCCGGCGGCGTTCCGATTTTGATCGGCGTGACGAAAGACGAATACAACTTGTTTACGTTGACCGATCTGTCGTGGACGAAGCTTGGCGAACGCGAACTGCTCGACCGGATCAGCCGGGAAGTCGGACCGGTGCCGGAAGCGGCGATCCGCTATTATGCGGAAACGGCCGAGCCGTCGGCGCCCGCCTGGCAGAAATGGCTTCGCATCATGACGTACCGCGTGTTTGTCGAGGGGATGCTGCGGACGGCGGACGCTCAGGCGGCGCACGGGGCGGATGTGTACATGTACCGGTTTGACTATGAAACGCCGGTGTTCGGCGGCCGGCTGAAAGCGTGCCACGCGCTCGAGCTGCCGTTTGTGTTTCATAACCTCCACCAGCCGGGCGTCGCGAATTTCGTCGGCGCCCGCCCGGAGCGCGAGGCGATCGCCAACGAAATGCATTATGCTTGGCTTTCGTTCGCCCGCACCGGCGATCCAAACGGCGCTCATTTGCCGGAAGCGTGGCCGGCGTATACGAGCGAGCGCAAAGCGGCCTTTGTCTTTTCGGCCGCAAGCCATGCGGAAGACGATCCGTTCGGCCGCGAGCGGGCGGCGTGGCAAGGGCGCGTTTGA
- a CDS encoding sulfonate ABC transporter substrate-binding protein: protein MRAKVLLSLLGAWLLVWLSACGQPSPSKSGGSNGKTAHVIRIGYQKNGPLIMLKELGTLEKRLEPLGYRVEWSEFQAGPALLEALNAGSIDFGRTGDSPPIFAQAAGSSLVYLAAGNSKARGSAILVKADSPIQTIADLKGKTVGFAKGSSSHFLLIQALAKAGLSYGEIKPAFLAPGDARVAFEQGDIDAWVVWDPFAADAERSGGARVLTNGEGLTSDRDFFLASASFAREHEALLKVVLEEVQKACDWVNTHHDEAAAMLTEILGIDQEAVRMALERRVYGIGPMTDEIINEQQQIAATFYELGIVPTKVNIQENIFVWSENVFTWN, encoded by the coding sequence ATGCGGGCGAAAGTGCTTTTGTCATTGCTTGGCGCTTGGCTTCTCGTCTGGCTTTCGGCGTGCGGGCAGCCATCTCCCTCCAAAAGCGGCGGGTCAAACGGAAAAACGGCGCACGTCATCCGCATCGGCTACCAAAAAAACGGGCCGCTCATTATGTTAAAGGAGCTCGGCACGCTGGAAAAGCGGCTCGAACCGCTCGGCTATCGAGTGGAATGGTCGGAATTTCAAGCCGGGCCGGCGCTTTTGGAAGCGTTGAACGCCGGAAGCATCGATTTCGGGCGGACGGGCGATTCTCCGCCGATTTTCGCCCAGGCGGCCGGCTCATCGTTAGTGTACTTGGCCGCCGGCAATTCGAAAGCGCGCGGGTCCGCCATTTTGGTGAAAGCGGATTCGCCCATCCAAACGATAGCCGATCTGAAAGGGAAAACCGTCGGGTTTGCCAAAGGATCAAGCTCCCATTTTCTTCTCATTCAGGCGCTTGCGAAAGCCGGCTTGTCATATGGCGAGATCAAACCGGCGTTTTTAGCCCCGGGGGACGCGAGAGTCGCCTTTGAACAAGGGGATATTGACGCGTGGGTTGTGTGGGACCCGTTCGCCGCTGATGCCGAACGGTCCGGCGGGGCGCGGGTGTTGACAAATGGAGAAGGATTGACGTCCGACCGCGACTTTTTCCTCGCTTCGGCCTCCTTTGCCCGCGAACACGAAGCGTTGTTGAAAGTCGTTTTGGAAGAAGTGCAAAAGGCGTGCGATTGGGTGAACACCCATCACGATGAAGCCGCCGCCATGCTGACCGAGATCCTCGGCATCGACCAAGAAGCGGTGCGCATGGCGCTTGAGCGGCGCGTATACGGGATCGGGCCGATGACTGATGAGATCATCAACGAGCAGCAGCAAATCGCTGCCACCTTTTACGAACTCGGCATCGTCCCGACGAAAGTGAACATTCAAGAAAACATCTTTGTCTGGAGCGAAAACGTGTTTACTTGGAACTAA
- the ssuC gene encoding aliphatic sulfonate ABC transporter permease SsuC: MRRLLVNRKWLPWGLPVLCLIAWQVFAKAGLIPARILPAPSDVSVAAAALVQSGELFQHIWVSLWRALAGFLIGGTIGFVLGLVNGLFRTTEMLFDTSVQMLRNIPHLALIPLVILWFGIGESAKIFLVSLGVLFPIYINTYHGIKSVDRGLIEMGKMYGLNGPALFFHVIFPGALSSILVGVRFALGVMWMTLIVAETISSTSGIGYMAMTAREFMQMDVIVLSILLYALFGKLSDVIARFCERQWLRWHPNYQPDNRP, from the coding sequence ATGCGCCGTTTGCTTGTGAACCGAAAATGGCTGCCATGGGGACTTCCGGTTCTTTGCCTCATCGCCTGGCAAGTGTTCGCGAAAGCCGGGCTCATTCCGGCCCGCATCCTCCCGGCGCCATCAGACGTTTCGGTTGCCGCGGCGGCTCTCGTCCAATCCGGGGAGCTGTTCCAACACATTTGGGTCAGCCTTTGGCGGGCGTTGGCCGGATTTCTCATCGGCGGGACGATCGGTTTTGTGCTCGGCCTCGTCAATGGGCTGTTCCGCACGACCGAGATGCTGTTTGATACATCGGTGCAGATGCTCCGCAACATTCCGCATTTGGCGCTTATTCCGCTCGTCATTTTGTGGTTTGGCATCGGAGAAAGCGCGAAAATTTTCCTCGTTTCGCTCGGCGTTCTTTTTCCGATTTACATCAATACGTACCACGGCATTAAGTCGGTCGACCGCGGGCTGATCGAAATGGGGAAAATGTACGGGTTAAACGGGCCGGCACTCTTTTTCCACGTCATTTTTCCCGGGGCGCTGTCGTCCATTCTTGTCGGCGTCCGCTTCGCCCTCGGCGTCATGTGGATGACGCTCATCGTCGCCGAAACCATTTCGTCCACCTCCGGCATCGGCTATATGGCCATGACGGCGAGGGAATTCATGCAAATGGATGTCATTGTGCTCAGCATTTTGCTATATGCCTTGTTTGGCAAACTATCCGATGTGATCGCCCGATTTTGCGAGCGCCAATGGCTGCGCTGGCATCCGAACTATCAACCTGACAACCGCCCATAA
- a CDS encoding ABC transporter ATP-binding protein, with the protein MKRKPLHPHVRLANVRKCYGTAAVLNGLDLDIYAGEFLAIVGKSGCGKSTLLRLVSGLETPDEGAIVMDGKPLDGVNAHARIMFQDGRLLPWKTVLDNVSLGLGPGGREAAAAALQSVGLGERLHDWPANLSGGQKQRVALARALVHEPRLLLLDEPLGALDALTRLEMQALIEDIWIEKRITSLLVTHDVEEAVALADRVILLQNGGIALDLPVPLPRPRERSHPAFSALVGHLLRQIMGRQTEQPLTIY; encoded by the coding sequence GTGAAACGGAAACCGCTGCACCCGCACGTGCGGCTTGCCAACGTCCGGAAATGCTACGGGACGGCGGCCGTGTTGAACGGACTTGACCTGGACATATACGCCGGGGAATTTCTCGCCATCGTCGGCAAAAGCGGCTGCGGGAAAAGCACGCTGCTCCGCCTCGTATCCGGTCTCGAAACGCCGGATGAAGGGGCCATCGTCATGGACGGCAAACCGCTTGATGGCGTAAACGCGCACGCCCGCATCATGTTTCAAGACGGGCGGCTGCTGCCGTGGAAAACAGTGCTCGACAACGTCTCCCTCGGCCTCGGCCCGGGCGGCCGGGAAGCGGCGGCGGCCGCGCTGCAAAGCGTCGGTCTCGGAGAACGGCTCCACGACTGGCCGGCCAACTTATCGGGTGGACAAAAACAGCGGGTCGCCTTAGCCCGCGCCCTCGTCCATGAGCCGCGCCTCCTTTTACTTGACGAGCCGCTCGGCGCCCTCGATGCGCTGACACGGCTGGAAATGCAGGCGCTGATTGAAGACATATGGATAGAAAAACGAATCACCTCGCTGCTCGTCACGCACGATGTCGAGGAAGCGGTGGCCTTGGCCGACCGCGTCATTTTGCTGCAAAACGGCGGCATCGCCCTTGACCTGCCCGTCCCGCTCCCGCGGCCGCGGGAACGAAGCCATCCGGCGTTTTCCGCCCTTGTCGGCCACCTGCTGCGGCAAATCATGGGCCGCCAAACAGAACAGCCGCTCACGATTTATTAA
- a CDS encoding YitT family protein, with product MDKQLVSSPSSVAYILGKKYLLVVIGSIIQGAAMGVFLFPNAIPSGGAGGITVLLNHLFRLPTSIGLWIVNASALLVAFRYLGGASAVGTVISITVTSVSIQFFETHWHTPLPNVWADAAAGSIVLGVGIAILLRQGVSHGGIGIIALLIARSKHVNPGRPLFWINGAIFLLIGYIIDWHLVPQAIGCQWLSTRVVDWLYSTPMPRRISTAALGWRKR from the coding sequence GTGGACAAACAACTCGTCAGCTCCCCATCGTCTGTGGCGTATATTTTAGGCAAAAAATATTTGCTTGTCGTGATCGGAAGCATCATTCAAGGGGCGGCCATGGGGGTGTTCCTCTTTCCCAATGCCATTCCGTCCGGAGGAGCCGGCGGCATCACCGTGTTGTTGAACCACCTGTTCCGTCTGCCGACAAGCATCGGGCTTTGGATCGTGAACGCATCGGCGCTCCTTGTCGCCTTTAGGTATTTAGGCGGCGCCAGCGCCGTCGGCACGGTCATCAGCATCACGGTCACCTCCGTTTCCATCCAGTTTTTTGAAACGCATTGGCATACACCGCTCCCAAACGTCTGGGCCGATGCCGCAGCCGGCTCGATCGTTCTTGGCGTTGGAATCGCGATCCTGCTCCGGCAAGGCGTCTCCCACGGCGGCATCGGGATCATCGCCTTGCTCATCGCCCGATCGAAGCACGTCAACCCCGGGCGGCCGCTCTTTTGGATCAACGGCGCCATTTTTCTGCTGATCGGCTACATCATCGACTGGCATCTTGTCCCCCAAGCCATCGGCTGCCAATGGCTGTCCACCCGCGTTGTCGACTGGCTGTACAGCACGCCGATGCCGCGCCGCATTTCAACAGCCGCGCTCGGCTGGCGAAAGCGGTAG
- a CDS encoding MFS transporter — MQRPSPLAVAAIGSVPLIMTLGNSMLIPVLPAMKSALHLSQFQVSLTITVFSVTAAVFIPIFGYLSDRFSRKAVMLPALFLYGAGGLLAGLAASAFAHAYMWVLVGRALQGIGAAGTAPIAMALTGDLFQGKEESRVLGLVEASNGFGKVLSPIVGSLIALLAWYGVFFAFPAFCLLSVILVWVCIKEKKERKEPPPFRNYVHGLATVFHREGRWLLTAYLAGAVCLFTLFGMLFYLSDVLEKQYGIDGVKKGLILAIPLLAMCTTSYTTGAKIGRRQRLMKTLIVTGFSLMTASYAALVFPSRLVPFLLVLALGGIGTGLVLPCINSFITNAVGKERRGFVTSLYGSVRFLGVAAGPPVFGRLMDWSKAGMFWSVAALTLLVGVLALTMIRVDGSGRQPGGKPNRGRRLGDDDLNELLPSGGGLL, encoded by the coding sequence ATGCAACGTCCGTCTCCGCTGGCGGTGGCCGCGATCGGCTCGGTTCCGCTCATTATGACGCTGGGCAACTCGATGTTGATTCCGGTGCTGCCGGCGATGAAATCGGCGCTTCATTTGTCGCAGTTTCAAGTGAGCTTGACGATCACCGTCTTTTCCGTGACAGCGGCTGTCTTCATCCCGATTTTCGGCTACTTGTCCGACCGCTTCTCGCGCAAGGCGGTGATGCTTCCGGCTCTCTTTCTGTATGGCGCGGGCGGGCTGCTCGCCGGATTGGCGGCGAGCGCGTTCGCCCATGCGTACATGTGGGTGCTCGTCGGCCGGGCGCTGCAAGGCATCGGGGCGGCCGGCACGGCGCCGATCGCCATGGCGCTGACCGGCGACTTGTTTCAAGGAAAGGAAGAAAGCCGGGTGTTGGGGCTTGTTGAGGCTTCAAACGGCTTCGGCAAGGTGCTGTCGCCGATTGTCGGCTCGCTCATCGCCTTGCTCGCCTGGTATGGCGTCTTTTTCGCCTTTCCGGCGTTTTGCCTTCTTTCCGTTATCCTCGTCTGGGTGTGCATCAAGGAGAAAAAGGAACGGAAAGAGCCGCCGCCGTTTCGGAACTATGTCCATGGGCTGGCAACTGTGTTTCACCGCGAAGGCCGGTGGCTGCTGACCGCCTATTTGGCCGGAGCGGTATGTTTGTTTACGCTGTTTGGCATGCTGTTTTATTTGTCGGACGTCTTGGAAAAGCAGTACGGCATCGACGGAGTGAAAAAAGGGTTGATCCTCGCCATCCCGCTTTTGGCCATGTGCACGACGTCGTACACGACCGGAGCGAAAATCGGCCGGCGGCAGCGGCTCATGAAAACGCTGATCGTCACGGGCTTTTCGCTCATGACGGCCTCGTATGCGGCGCTTGTGTTTCCGTCCCGCCTCGTTCCGTTTTTGCTTGTTTTGGCGCTTGGCGGCATCGGAACCGGGCTTGTTCTCCCGTGCATCAACAGCTTCATCACCAACGCAGTCGGCAAGGAGCGGCGCGGGTTTGTCACTTCGCTGTACGGCTCGGTCCGCTTTTTGGGCGTCGCCGCCGGCCCGCCGGTTTTCGGGCGGCTAATGGATTGGTCGAAAGCCGGCATGTTTTGGTCGGTCGCCGCCTTGACGCTGCTTGTCGGTGTGCTGGCGTTGACGATGATTCGCGTCGACGGGAGCGGGCGGCAGCCAGGGGGGAAACCGAACCGCGGCCGGCGCTTAGGCGATGATGATTTGAACGAGCTGCTCCCTTCCGGCGGCGGCCTTCTGTAG
- the eno gene encoding phosphopyruvate hydratase — translation MSAIIDVYAREVLDSRGNPTVEVEVYTEDGGFGRALVPSGASTGEYEAVELRDGDKNRYLGKGVLKAVENVNDVIAPEIIGLEVTDQVAIDRTLIELDGTENKGKLGANAILGVSLAVARAAADEVGLPLYQYLGGFNAKTLPVPMMNILNGGAHADNNVDIQEFMVMPVGAESFREALRMGAEIFHSLKAVLKAKGYNTAVGDEGGFAPNLKSNEEALQTIIEAIEKAGYKPGEQVMLAMDVASSELYNKEDGKYHLEGEGVVKTSEEMVAWYEELVSKYPIISIEDGLDENDWEGHKLLTERLGKKVQLVGDDLFVTNTKKLAEGIEKGVGNSILIKVNQIGTLTETFDAIEMAKRAGYTAVVSHRSGETEDSTIADIAVATNAGQIKTGAPSRTDRVAKYNQLLRIEDELGGTAIYQGIRSFYNLKQ, via the coding sequence ATGTCTGCCATTATCGATGTTTACGCCCGCGAAGTGCTGGATTCGCGCGGCAACCCGACGGTGGAAGTGGAAGTGTATACGGAAGACGGCGGCTTCGGCCGCGCCTTGGTGCCGAGCGGCGCGTCGACCGGGGAGTACGAAGCGGTCGAGCTGCGCGACGGCGACAAAAACCGCTACCTCGGCAAAGGGGTGTTAAAAGCGGTTGAGAACGTCAACGACGTGATCGCGCCGGAAATCATCGGTCTGGAAGTGACCGATCAAGTGGCGATTGACCGCACGTTGATTGAATTGGACGGCACGGAAAACAAAGGGAAGCTTGGCGCCAACGCCATTTTGGGCGTATCGCTCGCTGTCGCCCGCGCGGCGGCCGATGAAGTGGGCTTGCCGCTGTACCAATACTTGGGCGGCTTTAACGCCAAAACGCTGCCGGTGCCGATGATGAACATTTTAAACGGCGGCGCGCACGCCGACAACAACGTCGACATTCAAGAATTCATGGTCATGCCGGTCGGGGCGGAAAGCTTCCGCGAAGCGCTGCGCATGGGGGCGGAAATTTTCCATAGCTTAAAAGCGGTATTGAAAGCGAAAGGCTACAACACCGCGGTCGGTGACGAAGGCGGTTTTGCCCCGAACTTGAAATCGAACGAAGAAGCGCTGCAAACGATCATCGAAGCGATCGAAAAAGCCGGCTACAAGCCGGGCGAGCAAGTGATGCTCGCGATGGACGTGGCGTCGTCGGAGCTGTATAACAAAGAAGACGGCAAGTACCACCTCGAAGGCGAAGGCGTCGTCAAAACGTCGGAAGAAATGGTCGCTTGGTATGAAGAACTCGTCTCAAAATACCCGATCATCTCGATCGAAGACGGGCTCGATGAAAACGACTGGGAAGGGCATAAACTGCTCACCGAGCGGCTCGGCAAAAAAGTGCAGCTCGTCGGCGACGACTTGTTTGTGACGAACACGAAAAAGCTGGCCGAAGGCATTGAAAAAGGCGTCGGCAACTCGATTTTGATCAAAGTGAACCAAATCGGCACGCTAACCGAAACGTTTGACGCCATCGAAATGGCGAAGCGCGCCGGCTATACGGCTGTCGTCTCGCACCGTTCCGGCGAAACGGAAGACAGCACGATCGCCGACATCGCCGTCGCCACGAACGCCGGCCAAATCAAAACGGGCGCGCCGTCGCGCACCGACCGCGTCGCGAAATACAACCAATTGCTCCGCATTGAAGATGAATTAGGCGGCACGGCGATTTATCAAGGCATCCGCTCGTTTTACAATTTGAAACAATAA
- the gpmI gene encoding 2,3-bisphosphoglycerate-independent phosphoglycerate mutase has protein sequence MSKQPVALIILDGFALREETYGNAVAQAHKPNFDRYWNEYPHATLKACGEAVGLPEGQMGNSEVGHLNIGAGRIVYQSLTRVNIAIREGEFERNETFLAAMNHVKQHGTSLHLFGLLSDGGVHSHIHHLYALLRLAAKEGVKRVYIHGFLDGRDVGPQTAPQYIKELQEKIKEYGVGEIATLSGRYYSMDRDKRWDRVEKAYRAMVYGEGPTYRDPLECIEDSYEHGIYDEFVLPSVIVREDGRPVATIQDNDAIIFYNFRPDRAIQISNTFTNEDFREFDRGPKHPNHLFFVCLTHFSETVKGYVAFKPTNLDNTIGEVLSQHGLRQLRIAETEKYPHVTFFMSGGREEKFPGEDRILINSPKVATYDLKPEMSAYEVTDALLKEIAADKYDAIILNYANPDMVGHSGKLEPTIKAVEAVDECLGKVVDAILEKGGIAIITADHGNADEVLTPDGEPQTAHTTNPVPVIVTKKGLELRKDGILGDLAPTMLDLLGLPQPKEMTGKSLIVK, from the coding sequence ATGAGTAAACAGCCGGTTGCCCTCATCATTTTGGACGGATTTGCATTGCGCGAAGAGACGTACGGCAACGCCGTCGCCCAAGCCCATAAGCCAAACTTTGACCGCTATTGGAACGAGTATCCGCATGCGACGCTAAAAGCGTGCGGCGAGGCGGTCGGGCTGCCGGAAGGGCAGATGGGCAACTCGGAAGTCGGGCATTTGAACATCGGCGCCGGCCGCATTGTGTACCAAAGCTTGACAAGGGTGAACATCGCCATTCGCGAAGGTGAGTTTGAGCGGAACGAAACGTTTTTGGCGGCGATGAACCATGTCAAACAACACGGAACGAGTTTGCATTTGTTCGGACTGCTGTCTGACGGCGGGGTGCACAGCCATATTCACCACCTGTACGCCCTGTTGCGTCTCGCGGCGAAAGAAGGCGTGAAGCGGGTGTACATCCACGGCTTTTTGGACGGCCGCGACGTCGGCCCGCAAACGGCGCCGCAATACATCAAAGAGCTGCAAGAAAAAATCAAGGAATACGGCGTCGGCGAAATCGCCACCTTGTCAGGCCGCTACTACTCGATGGACCGCGACAAACGGTGGGACCGCGTCGAGAAGGCGTACCGGGCGATGGTGTACGGCGAAGGCCCGACGTACCGCGATCCGCTCGAGTGCATTGAGGACTCGTATGAACACGGCATTTACGACGAGTTCGTCCTGCCGTCGGTCATCGTCCGCGAAGACGGCCGGCCGGTGGCGACGATTCAAGACAACGATGCGATCATTTTCTACAACTTCCGCCCCGACCGGGCGATCCAAATTTCGAATACATTTACGAACGAAGATTTCCGCGAATTTGACCGCGGCCCGAAACATCCGAACCATTTGTTTTTCGTCTGCTTGACGCATTTCAGCGAAACGGTGAAAGGCTATGTCGCCTTCAAACCGACGAACCTTGACAACACGATCGGTGAAGTGTTGTCACAGCACGGTTTGCGTCAGCTGCGCATCGCCGAGACGGAAAAATACCCGCATGTGACGTTTTTCATGAGCGGCGGCCGCGAAGAGAAGTTTCCGGGCGAAGACCGGATTTTGATCAACTCGCCGAAAGTGGCGACGTATGACTTGAAACCGGAAATGAGCGCCTATGAAGTGACCGACGCGCTGCTCAAGGAAATTGCCGCCGACAAATACGACGCGATTATTTTGAACTACGCCAACCCGGATATGGTCGGCCACTCCGGCAAGCTCGAGCCGACGATCAAGGCGGTCGAAGCGGTCGATGAATGCCTCGGCAAAGTCGTCGACGCCATTTTAGAGAAGGGCGGCATTGCCATCATCACCGCCGACCATGGCAACGCCGATGAAGTGCTGACGCCGGATGGCGAGCCGCAAACGGCGCATACGACAAATCCGGTGCCGGTCATTGTCACGAAAAAAGGCCTTGAATTGCGCAAAGACGGCATTTTAGGCGATTTGGCGCCGACGATGCTCGATTTGCTCGGCTTGCCGCAGCCGAAAGAAATGACGGGGAAATCGTTGATTGTCAAATAA
- the tpiA gene encoding triose-phosphate isomerase, protein MRKPIIAGNWKMHKTMAEAVQFVEEVKRLVPPANEVESVVCAPFLFLDRLVQNTTGTDLKIGAQTMHFADQGAYTGEVSPVMLKDLGVTYVIIGHSERRQMFAETDETVNKKVLAAFTRGLVPIICCGETLEEREAGQTNAVVASQVEKALSGLTPDQVKQAVIAYEPIWAIGTGKSSTAEDANEVCGHIRSVIARQFGSDAAEAVRIQYGGSVKPDNIRDFLAQEHIDGALVGGASLEPASFLQLVEAGRHE, encoded by the coding sequence ATGAGAAAACCGATCATTGCAGGCAACTGGAAAATGCATAAAACGATGGCGGAAGCCGTTCAGTTTGTGGAAGAAGTGAAACGGCTCGTCCCACCGGCAAACGAAGTGGAGTCTGTCGTTTGCGCACCGTTTTTGTTTTTGGACCGGCTGGTGCAAAATACAACCGGCACCGATTTGAAAATCGGGGCGCAAACCATGCATTTTGCCGACCAAGGGGCGTACACCGGCGAAGTGAGCCCGGTGATGCTCAAAGATCTCGGCGTCACGTACGTCATTATCGGCCATTCCGAGCGCCGGCAGATGTTCGCCGAAACGGATGAAACGGTGAACAAAAAAGTGTTGGCCGCTTTCACCCGCGGGCTTGTGCCGATCATTTGTTGCGGCGAGACGCTTGAGGAGCGGGAGGCAGGGCAGACGAATGCGGTTGTGGCGTCGCAAGTGGAAAAGGCGCTTTCCGGCTTGACGCCGGACCAAGTGAAGCAGGCGGTCATCGCTTACGAGCCGATTTGGGCGATCGGCACCGGCAAGTCGTCGACCGCGGAAGATGCGAACGAAGTGTGCGGCCATATTCGTTCCGTCATCGCCCGCCAATTTGGCAGCGATGCGGCGGAAGCGGTCCGCATCCAATACGGCGGCAGCGTCAAACCGGACAACATCCGCGACTTTTTGGCGCAAGAACACATTGACGGCGCCTTAGTCGGCGGCGCGAGCCTTGAGCCGGCTTCGTTCTTGCAGCTCGTGGAGGCGGGGCGCCATGAGTAA